A window of the Arenibacter algicola genome harbors these coding sequences:
- a CDS encoding sensor histidine kinase, with product MDWGLLAVILVTSCFISFLVVQLRIEKFIYRNIERIYNDVSLLESTSLAPKTITTDMRSLTDEIEKFAKDKKIEIDTLKIREEYRKDFLGNVSHELKTPLFTVQGYILTLLDGAMDDKSLRKKYLQRANKGVERLIYIVKDLDLITKLEVGDLNLKIEDFDILELVQNVFDLLEMKAAKKNITLTFDMDYKNPIYVKADKEKIQQVVTNLVVNSIKYGQQNGTTEVSVENLIKNKVIIRVTDNGEGISKQHLARIFERFYRVDKSGSRAEGGSGLGLAIVKHIIEAHNEKIYVESVLDIGSEFSFTLEKAS from the coding sequence GGGGGCTCCTAGCGGTCATTTTGGTGACTTCCTGCTTTATTTCATTTCTCGTAGTACAATTGAGGATAGAAAAATTTATCTACCGTAACATTGAGCGTATTTATAACGACGTATCCCTATTGGAGTCCACCTCTTTGGCCCCCAAGACCATTACGACCGACATGCGGTCCTTGACAGATGAAATAGAGAAGTTTGCCAAGGACAAAAAGATTGAAATAGATACGTTAAAAATCCGGGAAGAATATAGAAAGGATTTTTTGGGTAACGTGTCCCATGAATTAAAAACACCATTATTTACGGTACAGGGATATATTTTAACCCTCTTGGATGGTGCCATGGATGATAAAAGCCTTAGAAAAAAATATCTTCAACGGGCCAACAAGGGTGTGGAGCGACTTATTTACATTGTCAAGGATTTGGATCTTATAACCAAATTGGAAGTTGGTGACCTAAATTTGAAGATAGAAGATTTTGACATTTTGGAACTGGTACAGAATGTTTTTGATCTTTTGGAAATGAAGGCCGCTAAAAAGAATATTACCCTGACTTTTGATATGGATTATAAGAATCCCATCTACGTTAAGGCGGATAAGGAGAAAATACAACAGGTAGTCACCAACCTAGTGGTCAATTCCATTAAATATGGGCAGCAGAACGGTACCACCGAGGTAAGTGTAGAGAATTTAATTAAAAACAAGGTCATTATACGGGTGACCGACAACGGCGAGGGGATATCCAAGCAACACCTTGCCCGAATTTTCGAAAGATTTTACAGGGTCGATAAAAGTGGGAGTAGGGCCGAAGGTGGTTCTGGTCTGGGATTGGCCATTGTTAAGCATATTATTGAGGCCCACAACGAGAAGATTTACGTAGAAAGTGTACTCGATATAGGGTCCGAATTTTCCTTTACCTTGGAGAAGGCAAGCTAG